A region from the Oscillospiraceae bacterium genome encodes:
- a CDS encoding DUF4330 domain-containing protein translates to MKLINEKGKLFGLINVVDLLVLLAVLLAVGGVAWRLFGHKVGELTAATTTMTYTVRVRGVHSRLESEIQKNLEYDSRVIAGNEFVDARVTNVSFEPYIQQNPTDDGRLVNATDPVRLDVLFTVEAVVPKNTPIIKVGTQEIRVGYGHFLKTPLLEFSSTIESVNFRD, encoded by the coding sequence ATGAAACTGATCAACGAAAAAGGCAAGCTCTTTGGCCTCATCAATGTGGTCGATCTACTTGTACTGCTGGCGGTACTGCTGGCAGTCGGCGGGGTCGCATGGCGGCTCTTCGGGCACAAAGTCGGCGAACTGACGGCGGCCACCACCACCATGACCTACACCGTGCGCGTACGCGGCGTCCACAGCCGGCTGGAGTCGGAGATCCAAAAAAATCTGGAGTACGACAGTCGCGTCATCGCCGGCAACGAATTCGTCGACGCCCGGGTGACGAACGTCTCCTTCGAGCCGTATATTCAGCAAAATCCCACCGACGACGGCCGGCTCGTCAACGCGACGGACCCGGTCCGCTTGGACGTGCTGTTCACCGTCGAGGCCGTCGTGCCGAAAAACACGCCGATCATCAAGGTGGGTACGCAGGAGATCCGTGTGGGGTACGGCCATTTTTTGAAGACGCCACTGCTTGAGTTCTCCTCCACGATTGAGTCGGTGAACTTCCGTGACTGA